The nucleotide sequence CGCACGTGTCCGTCGCCGAACACTACGTACTTCTCGCTGGTCAGGCCTTCCAGGCCGACCGGGCCGCGGGCGTGCAGCTTGCCGGTGGAAATCCCGATCTCCGCGCCCAGGCCGTACTCGAAGCCGTCGGCAAAGCGGGTCGAAGCGTTGACCATCACCGAACTGGAATCGACTTCGGTGAGGAAGCGCCGCGCATCGCTGAAATTTTCCGTAACGATTGCGTCGGTGTGCTGCGAGCCGTAGTGATTGATGTGCTCGATGGCCTGCTCGAGGCCGTCGACCACGCGGATCGCCAGAATCGGCGCGTTGTACTCGGCGAACCAGTCGTCTTCGCTGGCGGCCAGCACGTCGGCACCCAAGACTTCCTGGGTACGCGCACAGCCACGCAACTCAACGCCCTTGTCGCGGTAGATGGCGGCCAGCGGCGGCAATACCCGCGCGGCGATAGCGGCGTGCACCAGCAGGGTTTCCATGGTGTTGCACGGCGCGTAGCGCTGGGTTTTCGAGTTGTCGGCGACGCGGATCGCCTTGTCGAGATCGGCGGCGATGTCGATGTAGACATGGCAGACGCCGTCCAGATGCTTGATCACCGGCACCTTGGCGTCGCGGCTGATGCGCTCGATCAGACCCTTGCCGCCGCGCGGCACGATCACGTCGACGAACTCCGGCATGGTGATCAAGGCACCGACCGCGGCGCGATCGGTGGTTTCCACCACTTGCACAGCCGCCGCCGGCAGACCGGACTGGGCCAAGCCGTGCTGGATGCAGCGAGCGATCGCCTGGTTGGAGTGAATCGCCTCCGAGCCGCCGCGCAGGATGGTGGCGTTACCGGACTTCAGACACAGACTGGCGGCATCGATGGTTACGTTGGGCCGCGACTCATAAATGATGCCGATCACGCCGAGCGGCACGCGCATCTTGCCGACCTGGATGCCCGAAGGCAGATAACGCATGTCGCGGATCTCGCCGATCGGGTCGGGCAGCGTGGCGACCTGACGCAGGCCTTCGATCATCTCGTCGATGCGCGCCGGGGTCAGCGCCAGGCGATCGAGCATGGCCGCATCCAGGCCGTTGGCGCGGCCAGTGGCCAGGTCCTGCTCGTTGGCGGCAGTCAGTTCGCTGCGAGCGGCGTCGAGCGCATCGGCGGCGGCGTGCAGGGCACGATTCTTCTGCGCGGTACTGGCACGGGCAAGCACGCGCGAAGCCTCACGGGCGGCGCGACCCAGGCGGGTCATGTAGTCGAGTACGGACTCGGTCATGGTCTCGGAGGTCTGGAAGTTGAGAAAAGTGGCTGATTATAGCGGTCGCGCCGTCCTACGCCCAGCGGCGCCGGGCGGATAGTCGAGCGCATGCCTGATTGGCACCGTGCGGTAACGCTCGGCGGCGCAAAATCGGCAAGACGGTGACACTCGCCGCGCATGCCGCCCGAAGGTTGGGTAACCAAACCCATGCTGGCTGTTTACCTTCAAGTTGACTCCCCACCGGCGCAGTTTGCCGAACAACAAGAAACTGCCGGAGCAACCGTCATGCAATACCGTACCGACTACCACGTCAGCCTGCTAGCGGACGCTCCCGCCGTGCTCACTATCGGCCGCTGGCAGTTGCACTACCTGGCCTTCTCCGCCCACGCCGACGACAAGCGCGCACCGGTGCTGCTGCTCGGCGGCGCGTTTCAGAGCTTTCGCTCGTTCGCCGCCGAAGCCGCCGAGCTACTCAGCGAACATCCGGTGATCCTGCTCGATCTGCCGAGCCAGGGCTGCAATACCCAGTTGGCCGCCGAATTGCGCCTGGAAGACCTCGCCGACCTGATCGCCGCCTTCGTCGAAGAGATGCAGTTGCCGGCCGTGCAACCCATCGGCCTGTCCTACGGCTCGGCCCTCGCCGCGCTGTTTGCCGTGCGCCATCCGCAACATTGCGCGCGCTTGTTACTGGCCGGCATCACCGCTTTTGGCCGTCCCGGTGCGCGCCGTCTGCTTGAGGAAAGCCTGGAGTTGCTCGACGAAGGTCAACTCGACGCGTTTGCTCAAGGCGCCCTGACCGGCCTGCTCAACCCCCTGCATAGCGAAGCGACCGGGGTTTCGCCGTTGTTTCGCAAGGTCTTGCTGCGCCAGCTGCAGCGTCTCGGCCCGACGGAAATCGAACGCTACCGGCAGAACAGCCGCCGCCTGCTCGACTTCAGCGGCTTTGCCCAGCATCCGCAGTGCCCAACTCTGGTGCTGGCCGGCGAGCACGATCATTTCACCCAACCCTGGGAGCACGCCCAGTTCGCCGCCGCCTGCGCCCAGGCGGATTGCGCGTTGATCCACGGCGCCGACCACCTCGCCCAGTTCGAGCGGCGCGCCGCGTGCGCGGGCTTGTATGCGCCGTTTCTGCGCGGCGCCGAGCAGCCGCTCAGCAGCCCGGGCGCCACTCGCCTGTCGCGGGGTCAGCTGGAACACCTCGAGCGCCGCCAGGAAGTGCGCCATGCGCCACGCCAGCGGCGCGCCCGCCTGCGCCACCTGAGCGGCGCCGAATGGTCGGTGGAGATGGCCGAACTGGGGTTTTTCGGTTGCCTGCTGCACGGAGATCTACCGGCGGAACTGCCGGCGCGCGGCTGGTTGCTGCTGGCCGATGAGCTGCCCGCCCTGCCGTTGCTGCCGCTGCGCCGCGATCACAATGGTCTGGCCTGCATCTTCACCCACACCGATGCCTTGGCCAGCGCCGCCCTGGCCGAAGCGCGCCACGCGCAGCCCCTGCCCACCGCGGCGTGCGCGTGAGCTGACCTGTAACTGGTTAGGCGGGTGCGACCGGCCCGCTCGCCTCGTTCGGGCTCTATCTGCAACCCAGGTCGCGGCCATCCGCAGCAACCCTCCTGCCCACGAGTGGCTGAATAACCGCATGCCGATGTGATCCACTACCCGTCATTGACTACGTCGCCGCCGTTACCCGCCACCCAGCCAATGCATGCGCGGCTGAGCTGGCTACTCTGCTGGCATCAGCCACAGGAGATTTCCATGACCATCGATTGGCACGATCTGCCCGCGCCGCCGGCGTTGCCCGCTCTTTTCGCGCGCGCCCTGCTGCGCCGCAGCGTGACCGGCAAGCAGCTCCCGGACTTCGGCCTGCGCTGCCCGGTGAGCGTCGACCCGGCGCATCTGCAGGCCTATCGGCAGCTCTGCAATGCAGCCGACAACGGCCAGCTGCCACCCGCCTATCCGCATCTGCTGGCGTTTCCGCTGCAGATGCAATTGCTCACCGACAAAACCTTTCCGTTTCCGCTGCTCGGCCTGGTGCATCTGCACAACCGTGTGCACGTGCTGCGTCCGCTTGGCGGGTTGGGGCCGTTCCAGATCAGCGTGCAGCTGGAGAATCTGCAGCCGCATGCCAAGGGCGCGCTGTTCAGCCTGATTACTCGTCTCGACGATCAGCTCGGCCTGCTCTGGGAAGGCGAAAGTCGCTTCCTGTGCCGCAGCGTGCAGCTCGACGGCGCACCGAGCGAGCCCGGCGAACTCGCGCCACTTGAGGTGCTGCCGTTAGCCGACTGGGCGGCGCCGGCCAATATCGGTCGCCGCTATGCGCGGGTGGCCGGCGACTACAACCCGATCCACCTGACCGCCCTGAGCGCCCGTCTGTTCGGCTTTCCGCGCGCCATCGCTCATGGCCTATGGAACAAGGGCCGCGCCCTGGCCGCCCTCGCCGATCGCCTGCCCGCTGCGGGTTACGAAGTCGAGGTGCAGTTCCGCAAGCCGGTACTGCTGCCCAGCCATGTGCGCCTGCTGGCCAGTGCGCCCGCCGAGCAGGGTCAGTTCCAGTTGCAGGGTAAGGACGATCTGCTGCACATGAGCGGCAGCTGGCGACTAAAAAGCTGAGCGGCGGCGCGGCGTGCTTGCAGGGTCCGTCGATGCGGCCGAAGCTATGCGGCTGAAGGAGAGCCGTATGAACCTCGATGAACTGACCCAACGCCTGCACGCCATTCGCGACCGCAATGACTGGCAACAATTTCACAGCCCGAAAAACCTGGCCATGGCTGCCAGCGTGGAAATGGCCGAGCTGGTGGAAATCTTCCAGTGGCTGAGCGAGGCGCAGTCCCGCGAGCTGCCGGCGCCGACCCTCGAACACGCCGGCCAGGAAGTTGGCGACATCGTCCTCTATCTGTTGCTGATGTGCGCCGAACTGGGCATCGACATGGAACAGGTGGTGCGCGCCAAGCTGGCCGACAACGAACGGCGGTTCGCCTCATGAGCGACCGCCATTTCGATGAGCTGGCGACGCGCTTCGCCGAGAAGATCTACGGCGGCGCCAAGGGTGCGATCCGCCTGGCCGTGCTCCAGGCCGATCTGGCCGAAGTGCTGCCCGAGCGCCCGCTGCGGATTCTCGACATCGGCGCCGGCCTTGGCCACATGGCCTTGTGGCTGGCCGAGCGCGGCCATCAGGTGACCCTCGCCGAACCCGCCGAGCCGATGCTCACCGGCGCCCACGAGCGCTTCGCCGCCGCCAATCAGTCGGCCACCTTTCTCCTCGCGCCCTGGCAAGAACTGCTTGGCCAGCTCACCGCACCCTATGACGTGGTGCTCTGCCACGCGGTACTCGAATGGCTGGCCGAGCCGCATGCGATCCTACCCGTGCTGCACCAGCTCACCGCGCCCGACGGCTTTCTATCGCTGGCCTTCTATAACAAGGACGCGTTGATCTACCGCAACCTGCTCAAGGGCCATTTCCGCAAGCTGCGCAAGCAGCACTTCGCAGGCGTGCGGCAGAGCCTGACCCCGCAAACGCCGCTCGATCCACGCGAATTGTCGGCGCAACTCGCCGGCCACTGGCAGGTCGAAAACACTAGTGGTGTGCGGGTCTTCCACGACTACATGCCCGCCGAGTTTCAGGCCAAGGCCGAACTGCAGGATTTGCTCGAAATGGAGCTGGCCTACCGTCGCCATCCAGCCTTCGCCGGCCTCGGTCGTTATCTGCACTGGATCTGCCGGCCGCTCTAAACGCGTGTAGGAGCGAATTCATTCGCGATCGGGTTATCCGCATCGCGAATGAATTCGCTCCTACAGCCGCCAGGCAAGCGCCGCACCGTTAGCGAATAAGGCGAGGAGAGCACCATGAAGCATGTCATCGCCATCACCTTGATCGGTCTGAGCCTGGCCGCCTGCCAGAGCGTCAACCCCTACAAAAGCGACTCCGCCGCCCTGCCCCCGGCGCCGCCGGCTGCCGCCACCACGCACGACTTCAGCGCCTATCCGGCGGCGCCCATCGATTACGCGCAGTACCGCACCTGGAGTTGGCAGACGTTGCCCAACGCCACCGGCACG is from Pseudomonas sp. LS44 and encodes:
- a CDS encoding glutamate-5-semialdehyde dehydrogenase; amino-acid sequence: MTESVLDYMTRLGRAAREASRVLARASTAQKNRALHAAADALDAARSELTAANEQDLATGRANGLDAAMLDRLALTPARIDEMIEGLRQVATLPDPIGEIRDMRYLPSGIQVGKMRVPLGVIGIIYESRPNVTIDAASLCLKSGNATILRGGSEAIHSNQAIARCIQHGLAQSGLPAAAVQVVETTDRAAVGALITMPEFVDVIVPRGGKGLIERISRDAKVPVIKHLDGVCHVYIDIAADLDKAIRVADNSKTQRYAPCNTMETLLVHAAIAARVLPPLAAIYRDKGVELRGCARTQEVLGADVLAASEDDWFAEYNAPILAIRVVDGLEQAIEHINHYGSQHTDAIVTENFSDARRFLTEVDSSSVMVNASTRFADGFEYGLGAEIGISTGKLHARGPVGLEGLTSEKYVVFGDGHVRG
- a CDS encoding alpha/beta fold hydrolase produces the protein MQYRTDYHVSLLADAPAVLTIGRWQLHYLAFSAHADDKRAPVLLLGGAFQSFRSFAAEAAELLSEHPVILLDLPSQGCNTQLAAELRLEDLADLIAAFVEEMQLPAVQPIGLSYGSALAALFAVRHPQHCARLLLAGITAFGRPGARRLLEESLELLDEGQLDAFAQGALTGLLNPLHSEATGVSPLFRKVLLRQLQRLGPTEIERYRQNSRRLLDFSGFAQHPQCPTLVLAGEHDHFTQPWEHAQFAAACAQADCALIHGADHLAQFERRAACAGLYAPFLRGAEQPLSSPGATRLSRGQLEHLERRQEVRHAPRQRRARLRHLSGAEWSVEMAELGFFGCLLHGDLPAELPARGWLLLADELPALPLLPLRRDHNGLACIFTHTDALASAALAEARHAQPLPTAACA
- a CDS encoding MaoC/PaaZ C-terminal domain-containing protein, with product MTIDWHDLPAPPALPALFARALLRRSVTGKQLPDFGLRCPVSVDPAHLQAYRQLCNAADNGQLPPAYPHLLAFPLQMQLLTDKTFPFPLLGLVHLHNRVHVLRPLGGLGPFQISVQLENLQPHAKGALFSLITRLDDQLGLLWEGESRFLCRSVQLDGAPSEPGELAPLEVLPLADWAAPANIGRRYARVAGDYNPIHLTALSARLFGFPRAIAHGLWNKGRALAALADRLPAAGYEVEVQFRKPVLLPSHVRLLASAPAEQGQFQLQGKDDLLHMSGSWRLKS
- a CDS encoding nucleotide pyrophosphohydrolase, with amino-acid sequence MNLDELTQRLHAIRDRNDWQQFHSPKNLAMAASVEMAELVEIFQWLSEAQSRELPAPTLEHAGQEVGDIVLYLLLMCAELGIDMEQVVRAKLADNERRFAS
- a CDS encoding methyltransferase domain-containing protein, translating into MSDRHFDELATRFAEKIYGGAKGAIRLAVLQADLAEVLPERPLRILDIGAGLGHMALWLAERGHQVTLAEPAEPMLTGAHERFAAANQSATFLLAPWQELLGQLTAPYDVVLCHAVLEWLAEPHAILPVLHQLTAPDGFLSLAFYNKDALIYRNLLKGHFRKLRKQHFAGVRQSLTPQTPLDPRELSAQLAGHWQVENTSGVRVFHDYMPAEFQAKAELQDLLEMELAYRRHPAFAGLGRYLHWICRPL